GAAGACATAGAAATAGGCTAGATCAGTGGTAtctaattcaaatagaaatagccATCaccaaactgatgcaaagtgaaattaaGTACAACCAGAATAGTATTTtccacagtgacagcaatatttcttgatgaacaactgtgaatgacctagttattctcagcaatgcagtgatacAAGACGATTCctgaaactcatgatgaaaaatgcctctACCCTCTAAGGAAGAactggaatctgaatgcagacagaaacatactgtatttcattttctttcttcttttttttttttttaaatttgagatctcttccacaaaacaactaatgtggaaaaatgttttgcattataacacatgtaaaatccatatcaCATTGCATGCTGTCTCCGGGAGGGAaatcagaagaagggagagattttggaactcagaactaaaaaatgaattttaaaaatcgtTTTTACATGtgacaagggaaaaaaataaaatcttatttttaaaaaaatatccatgaGCTGCATATTAACTTCGAATACCACATACTAACtaatattatctacattttattgtatttttatttattttgttagatctttcccaattgcattttcaTCTATTTAGGATCAAGTTGGGGAGTTGTAGCTATGTGTTTGATACCTCTTGGCTAGATGAAAGGATAATTAAGTGGATTCAGGTGGTTTAATAGCTAGACCCGTTTTTAGTGCTTCTTAGAAGCCTCCAGTGGAGCATTCTAGGGATCTACATAAAGCAAAACTTTCTAACAATCAAAACTGTCTGAAAGTAGAATGAGCTGTCTTTATAGTAGATTCTCCTTCTtttgaggtcttcaagcaaaggcttgATGGTACATGGTTGGAATGTCATAGCGGGTACTCTTGTTCAAGTagggattagattagatggcctcaATTCCAGGATTCTGTGTTTGTGCCTGATATTTCTTTGCTAAAAGGAGATGGGGTGGGATCCTAAAGGATACCTCCTTTACTGACCTTTTTCAttgagttgtttatttttttttttaattacagacTAGATTCAACCTCTTGTTTCTGAAAGAACTGAATACtgatcctcttcttcctcctggtCAAGACCTCATGCTTGCTGTTATATTGTCCATTCTAACTGTATAGACATAAATGCCAAGAAGGGAAGCTTGAGGTCCCCCACATCCCACCAACTCATCTTATTATTGTTTTAGGCTGCTGCTGCTAGAGGGAGGCAGTTGCCTTGGTTGACACTTGCTTTTCCTTCTCAACAGCAGTCTGAATCCAAGAAGGAGACCCAAGCATTCAAGTTGTGTGATTGGATCAGACACCCCCAGCTATGACCAGGTGAGGCTTGCGTCATCTTAGCCACAGAAACTGACTGCAGCTCCTGACTCTGGGGCCTCTCTGGGTCACAAGTCTCCTTGCCCATGGCAGGAGGTGGCCCCTAGCCCCTGCATTTTTCCAAGACACTCACACACAGGTGTTTGTTCCCAGTTCCCCCGTCTCCAGAGTTGTCTACAATGGCAAAAGGAATAGTGGCCCCCGGTCTCCAAGCAACAGCAGTGAGATCTTCACTCCGGCCCATGAGGAGAATGTTCGCTTCATTTATGAAGGTGGGTTATCTGGCCACTGTCTCAGGGTCCTCACCCTTTGGGTCTTTGTTTctttatggcttttttttttttgtaagcctTTTTATCTGCTCAGGGTCTTCTAGTTTTAAAGAACAGCAAAGGAATTTTTCTCTCCCCCTACTCCCTCTTCTATAAGGAGGTCCCCCAGCATTGAAGTCATTCAGATTCTTTGATGGATCAAGTGTCTCTTGCATACAAAGTCCTGAATTAGTTGCTATGAGAGAATATTAAAGAATACACCAGGTTCTAGCCTAGGTTTAATATTGAAACAtgaggatagagtactgggcctagagtcaggaaggcctgaggtCACATCCAGCCTCCAACACTTACGGTGTTGACCTGattgagtcatttaacctctgtctgcctcaatttcataTGGTTGTCAGGAagtaaaaatgagatatttgtaaatcacttggtaaaacttaaagcactatataaatgttagctattgttattactaaattactgtgtgaccttgggcaaggctcTTAGAGATCTCTCTAAGCAttagttcccttatctgtaaaatgaagggattgaactaaatgatctctagggTTCCCCATTGTTCTTATATTTTGTGACCCAATGCTGTAATTATAGCCCTTAAATAGTTTACAGCTAGCTAGAGAGACAGGAAACACAAGCACAATCTAAAAAACATGGCAGTAAGTATAGATTCATATCCTGAAAACAAAGTACATAAAGTTTAGGAAAGCATGGTGAAGGATTAATTTTAGTGCTTTGAAGGGTTTCAGGTATAAcgaatcatgaagatattaaagatgtattcaaaagctgactctcaTGAGGAAAGTGCTCTTGGACCAGACTTACGTATACATTTCTAACATTTCACATGATTGacttctgaatccttaaattggttGGATCTTAAATTTGgtggaatttaaaaatcaaacctCTACTGATTATCTGCAGTCTGAAAGCTAACAAACAAATTCTACAGGTCCTTCCTAATGTTCTACAGGTTCTGACCCCTGCATTTGCATAAGCTGTTGTCAATGTGCTGGAAAGGAGAGGATTTCACATGTGCTTCTTACCTGAGAACCTGACTATACTATTGTAGCCATCTGTTCCTTTTGGTTGTCATTACTATGTTAAAACTTCTGATGTGCCCACTGTTTGATTGACATCCCACAATCCCCATTCCTGCAATCCTCAATAAAATCAGTTCAGCTCACTCACTCTCTCTGAACATCTGAGGAGGAACTTACCTGCTGAGACCACGCTAAAGTTTTGTCCctgtgtttcttctctctctctctctctctctgctccttctATGGCTCACTCTCTCTAGCATGTAAACTTAACCCATTACTTTCCAGCCTTCAGCTTCCCTCTGTGGGTGATTCAAACTCACACAAGAAATATATGTAGAGTGGGTCTCTACATGCATTACTCAGGAAGGGCCTCCTGGAAGAGGTGGGTTTTAAGAAAGATTGATGCATGGTCTGGAGGTAGCAAAAGGAGCTTCCTTAGCTCAGATTTTTACCTGTTACAGCAGAGTAGGTATCACATTTAGACAAACAGACTCCAAAGGTTTATACTGCAGTTATCTTGAGCCTCAGTCCCcagcttctttttttccttttccatgcaGCATGGCAGTGTGTGGAACGAGATCTCCGGAACCAGATGTCTGGCAGCGAGCGTGGCCTGGTGGAGGAGTATGTGGAAAAGATCCCTAACCCCAGTCTGAAGAGTGAGTGCCCCTGGAAGGACACAGGGAGGCTACTGAGTCCTAGCTTCCCCTCTGAACTCATGAGAGCAGTGGCCACTAGGTACAGGGCTAGAAAGGAAATACTTGAGGAAGTGCTTGCCTCCTCTCTCAGAGATCTGTTTGAAGGAGACAGACTGAATCTTCCCACAGGGGCAAGCTTGGAGACTGGTTTCATGCAAAAGTAGGATAGAGTGGATCCTAAGATTTTCTTAGGGAAGGTGGGATTAGACAAGGGATCCTCTCCAGAAACTGACATTCAACTCCCTCTGCACCCAACAGCTTTCAAACCTTTTGACTTGAGTGACCTGAAACGCCGGAACACACAAGATGCCAAGAAGTCCTAAGGGCAGTAGCCTGGttgctcccttcctccccatGGCCTCTGGAAGATTGAAAGTTGCAGAATTTATGTTGgtttttctccccctcctctgGGCCCATCTCCCTGGCAGGGCAAGTAAAGAGCCATGTTCATGTTGGGCTGAGTTCCTGCAAGGATGGACTTGATTGGCACTCAAggccctccctccccttctcctccttcctttttctttagggAGGTTCCAAGTTGTTAATGTGACTTGGGGGCCTTGGCCCCTGTCACCACCCATCCTCTCTTCCTGTACTCCAAATCTATGTCTCTGGAGTTGCCTAGCTCTATCTGCCCCCTCAGGTAGCCTAGAGCCCTCATTTTCCCTCTTTGGTTTTTAGCTGCCAAGGCAGCCAAGCATGGCAGCCCTCCTATCTCTTCTTATATTTCTGAGATAAGGTGGAAGGAGCAAGGGACATCTGGGGGGACCTGGGACAAGTTGGATCAAATCGGTTCCCTAAGGCGGTATGGTTAAGTATGGTAGCTCTATCTTCCCACAGCCTGGTTCCACTGTAGCCATCTTCTGTTGCCTCAGTCTTGGGGCAAGCTGGGGAAGTCTCCATTCCTCCTTTCCTAGATGTCCAACTGACGCTCTTTCCCTGTTTTCCAAACCCTATTGGTCCCAGCTCCCTCATGCCTAGGTAGCCCTCTAGGACCTGTTCTCTACAGGGTTATCAAGCAGCCATGCCAAGTCTCTCCTAGACCAGCATCTTCTCTCCCTTAGGAGCCCCTGTGCCCCTGAAGGTCAGTGGCTGCCATTGTTCCCTGGTCTATCCTATTCCCAGCTGGTAGTTTTACTGAGAGGGTTACTAGTagttcccttttttctttctgttacaATTCAAGAGCTGAGTTGTTTGCCATTACTCTGTAGCCTGAGGAGCTGTAAATAAAGATGGGGTTAGGCATTTGGAATGTGCCTCTGGCTGAGTTTGTAGCCCCCTCTATAGCCAAGTTGGTCAGGCCTGATATTGCCTCAGGTGCCCACTCAATTCTAGGACCTTGGGTATCAGGCCATTTTTCACTCAGGCCTTGAGCTGGGTAGCCAGCATGAGGTCTCAACAGGTGGTAGGAAGGATCCTTTACAACTGGATCTTATTTCTCAAGAGTACATTGTCTTTCTTAGaactttagaaatttaaaaatgaaattagaggtCATGGGCAAGATCATGAGAATCCAAATAATGTGAGATGTATACTCAGAGTCTGTGCTTACCCGCAAAGGAATTATGAAATCATCTCTGCTCCCATGATACTGATTGAGTCGATTTTTCATTAGAAGGCACTGGATTGGGGATTGGCCTCTCTTGGTCAGTAATGACCCCTTCTCTGGCTCAAACAGTGGTAGTTGTGGGGAAGGAGCCCTTTACTCCTTACAGTGGAACCAGCTTTACTGATAAGCCCAATttgatttttgtgattgtctCATCACCTCCTGACCCAGTCTGACCTCATTTAGTTAAGGAGAAAATCTCTACTCCCTCTGGGGTGAAGGGAGCAGTAACTTTCCTGTGTGTTTGGGCTGGACCTCAGAGATTAATCTCTGCTAGAAGGGAACAAACAGAGCTGTAGTCAGaaggtttatcccttctgacatcTTTCCTTTGAATCTAGCAGAGAAACCTGTGACTGGTAAGCAGTAGCCAATCTGAGGTTTGAGCCCTTGGTTTGTCATTAGGTTGACCTCTAGAAATCTCGTCATTTTGGTCTGGCCAGACATGGAACATTCCTCCCGTCTCAGGCAATTGAAATCAAACAGGAATTCTCTGGGAGGATTTATTTCAGGAATGCCCTTTCCCGGAATAGTCTCCTGGGACTTGAGTGGTATCTCAGGCAGTATCAATGCAGGCTACCTTCCCACAAGCCTACTCTGATAGCTGAAACTCTCTGTGCACCCTTGCCCTGAATCTCAGCTCCTGCTCTGTGGCCACCTTTGCAGTGAGGCCTGGCTAGCCACAGGGACAGGAGGGACTGAAAACATGGAGGAAGATTTGGATTCCAGGCTGCCCTGGGACATTGGGATCAGATGCTCAAGGAATTGAGGCTAGAGACACAGGATTCGGAGAATCTGGGGTTAGTCCTATTTGTACCTGCATAATAGTAATTGTTgggatcatagagctagaaaggaccttagagatcttctCATATAACAGCTGAGAAGCCGAGGCCCAGAGCAGGGAGAGAGGTCATATATCCAAGATCACTGTGTGAGTTAATGACAGAGCCAAGACTTGCACTTAGGCCTCTTGAATCCTAATCCAGCATCCTTTCTACTCACCAAGTTATCAGATTGGTGGTTTGGTTTCCTGACACCAGTCTCTGGAGAACAGAGCAACCTGGAGGCCCCTCCTGACCATCAGCCTGGCACTTGTGACAGCTCCTTTCCTGTCCTGTATTCCATGGACAACACTGGATCCTCAGGGATCCTTTTAATCTCTTTCTCTGCTAAGTTTTCACCAAGTCCTTTGAAGCACTTGCCAGCATTGAGACCCAGTTTTCTCCACTCCTATACCTGCGACTGCTGAATACTGCCGAAGAGTGTCTTGAACAAGGGATTGACTATTGTCAATTCAAAGAATATGTTGATAATCCAGCTCACTATGGTTAGAACTGATTTAATAGATGTTCAAAAGCAACAACTTCAGTTTAGTTAATggttcaataaaaaaataaaatttagccaaaaaacccccaaaacgaATGAATGTGGTTCATTTCAATTTAAGATTTTACAGTTAGGTATAAATCAAGGTCTTGCTTAAAATTGAGCTGACTCTAGTCACTCCAGATTGAGGACCAATGTTACTGATTTTCCACCGTTGACTGTATAAAGCATTCATTCCCATATCCTTCCTCCTCAAAATTATCTTAGAGCTGATGATCTGCTATTGATTAAGCTTGAAAACATCAGGTATTAACCATTAATCAGTCTGTGATTAATGTGTGATGCAATTTGTGATGCAATTCAGTTTGACAAACAAATGTCTagcattgtgctaggtactgCTGACTCAAAGACAAGAAGGAAATATTCCCTACCTTCAAATAGCTGGTATTCTATTGGGAAGGTAAAACCACATATgcagataaaatacaaatgaggAGAGTGCTCATGAGGGGGATTAGGAGTAGTTTTGTATGTGTAGGAGGTGGTACCTGGGCTGAGCCTTGCTGGGAATCAGGGAGTTTGTGTAGTAGGTGGTGAGCAGGGAGTACAGTTGCTGGTTCTTTATTCATGTCAGGCCCACTGTGTTCCCACcagctctgtcctgggcccccCTTCCCTGTTCTGTCTATACTATGTTGGTGGTCTTACCAGCTCCCACTGGATCAGTTATCAGACCATTGATGCTGGCTTTTTCTCTCCATTGAGGCTTCtagctcttcttttctccttaatCGAAGGCAGCCAGGCAGGAAAGAACCTTTCTAATTAACTTATACTATATCCCCCTCCATCTCCATATttccatatctatatatatctgtatatacccCATGGCATCTCAGTCAGTATGTCCAACATTATCTTTTTCCAAACCTCCTCTCTCCTATTATTGTTGAGGTCTCTACCTTCTCCATCACTTAGGCTCAAAACTTCTGTGTCATCCTCTATTCTCATTCATAACACCACCCAAGTTCAATACCTCCTCATTCCTTGACTTCTTATAATTGGGCCAGCTAAGTGACTGAGTGGATAGagatcaggcctggagatgggagattctggattcaaatgggGCCTTAGActcttccctgggcaagtcacttaacccccattaccatgcttctgccttggaattggtatttagtgtcaattctaagatggtaagagtttaaaaaacaaaataaaacaatagctTTCATATTAGTCTTCCTGtctcaagtcttttcccctttttaattcatctttcagttgtcaaagaaattttcctaaattGTATATCTGACCATATCTTTCtcaactccaggggctccctattacctctaaaataaaaagtaaaaatttcatatttaatacTTTTCTTAATATGAccctttcctattttaaaaactttcacaaaaaaggttatttttatttatttattatttgtttatgtattaatttttttagaacccttaccttccgttttggagtcaatactgtgtattggctccaaggcagaagagcagtaagggctaggcaatggaggttaagtgacttgcccagggtcacacagctgggaagtggctgaggtcagatttgaacctgggacctcctgtctctgggcctggctctcaatccactgagctacccagctgcccccaaaaaaggTTATTTATCAAGAAGCTAAAACAAGAACAGAAAATCAAACATTCTCCTGAATCAGGGACACCCtacaccaccactaccaccactaccacctcaGGCCCTGGGGGGAGTTGGTTTACTAGAACTGGCTACTTCAAAATATTTGTCCCACCAATACCACTTCCAAATGTAGTATAGCTGGTGAATGAAATCCTTTCCAGAAACTAATGTCTTGGTGTCAGGCCTTAGCTGAGCTGTGTCTAGCAAGTTGTTTGAGGCTTTACTCCTCATTGGGCTTAGCTGCCTATAAACTTTTACATACATATGTCCCAGTTCCTGGACTCTTGTGTTCTCCTGACTTTTTGAAGCTCAGAAAGTTGTAGCCTCATCCACAGTCATGTCTATCCTTTCCTGCCTTAAGGGAAGAAATTTTTAAGGCAGGAAAGGATAGAcatgtgttatgattaaaaatgatgaggactgagatcaaaagggagaatagtattttaataaaagccatgctaatagagataaaaaaatcattagaccacacgctggtaagaattcaaaactgccgccccagccattattgttacctccggcgcgctcaggtagctaaagaggaagttcaaaatcacttccccctattttaaaacagtccctcaccttcaatacgtaatccaaaacaggaaacccattggggatcacgggaaatgtagttccaagtatcccaagtgattttaaatgacacataacccccctgagatccgttgaaaaagactggtcttattcagtggatcttaaaccaaaagaaaagaggacaaaagctagccgcgttgacaaaaagccaattttggggcagtcccccactggcataagagtgtccattcaaaataaatgcattcaattcgttcaacccccatagttcagatcaactatgccccaaagttcaaatttgggtctttcATGATCCAgcgaaggctcttcaggcatcttttggtgcctccaccaaacaggttcgtcatctggattctgggggggatggtacaatccttatcctgaaattactctcaaagaatttaaactttacattatagattacaaaacatacattttcttctgagaattaacattaccctcctgaggttacttctaaaggagtaaaaattgacttgcaatatagattatagttcagacattatgattataaaaacttaacacacaccccctgaggaaaattttaaatgacacataacttccctgaaaaggtcagccaaggatgcatggctgagtgagtcacgggggtgcatgaatcaattggcaaaggaaataataaaaaaaaaagaaaaagaataaaattcaaaaaaagaaaaaattaacttgtgaatgaaatgtaaaatgtgcaaaaaaaaaatgtaaggaaaataaacttaggccTTTGAACCAAGGcctaattaaattgatttaagcagtttgcaattacccattcagggccaggactacagaaaaattgccatttactctatatatagagaggaataagggaaatgcctttctttgatccgatttttccctgcactttctcagggaatgagccaatcttaggtgcttcactaggaatttaagttgaggggaccaggactcaaaccccaattttcaagtccttcaagtattggcatagaactcctgcaattcatgcagattctcagtcaaatctctgtaaccatgtggctcggcacttctcctggaatcagagaggcattaaatcacaatcccatagtctcaaggctcttTAGATGTTTGCATGAAGCTTATATcgctgtaaaataaaaaaaaaaaaagataaataatgattatatatgtacttccagtacaagatgagtaaaaggaaaaatcaattgctctaattaaaaaaaatgttttaaaaatcaaatatatatatatagcttagaactagaagggttttgttacccaaaaatgagattttctgtgagagaaagtgggttttacaaaatagcagattcacaatgcacattcaaatagagtaccatatttctaataatacattttaaaacaataaacaatgatgttcaaaaaatcatatacttgttacaacttgtaaaccttgcctaagagtttctcaacaaattctgttactgctcccatataaaaacctgatattaaaaaaaaaaaccttctggtctaaattatcctcaagaattctaggcccttctgataaaagaggctaaaacatagactaatataaaaaaaatataagacaacaattcttcacaataaaatatataaagcttatcctttaaggcaacaatcctttaaaataaatacataaaaaccttatcatttatacagaagggtactaagcatctaaagtaaatttttaaaagacctctcataaaagtacaatttaaatctcaaggcaagCACCAAACTCTCCAAGGCCGAACACAATCAAGacaatttataactttaaaatgtgtaagatgttcaaatgGTACGAGAACACAGCATTGTTtatgattacagtaaaaatgaaacctgaaataaattaggaaatacaatatgagtaccaGATATCAAGCTATACTGtcaaaaaaacctcttaccagttctaatagatttttctcattatttggaagttacaataaaatcataaacagttAATCTAGCTGCCAcgaacttcattaacttaaaatgattcagtgtaacaggaaaatcaacgaaataagcaagattcatttacaaaactaattagcaaaatacagtaagatacagtctctttaaaacagaaataaaactcattcagttccgaggtttaaaagttcacccctggttcaatttaaggttcttttgatttgagttctgctgagtttaaggagttgttttttttttttttaatttcaaagttctgagcaggtatgggggtgaataggccatgcggcccgatagtaatcactagttcaaggttcagacgcTAGGTCGACGTGGGTACCGGTCGTGGGCtcgggctagagaaaagcttaggtcagttttgtagaaaatcccacgtgtagagcttgtgggggtgggggttgcctaaattaggtctttagagaaacacgtggagggctagaatgcaggccattaccaagggggggggggcaataCCAAATCTTTAGCAGCAGCCGAAGAAGTTTCCAAAGATcttggcaagtcaggactgggtggcaGTTAAAGCAGCACTGGGGGTCATTGCTGTTGGGGCTCAgggttctggactccagcagcacCAGCAGCACCAGCAGCAGGATTGGAGAAGTGGTCTGCTCAGGTGAGTCAGCAAAAGCGGCAGAGATCAGAGTAGGCAGGAACGTGAGGCAGTGGTCTGTACTGGCAGGCCTGGCCGAGATATGAGGCAGCAGTAAAATCGGCAAAGATCACTGGGActggcattttggttttaaagccaaaagccagaatcggctggcctgacctcccaaggtggtttgggctggactggctggctgagtcccacctgaggcaaaaacctgctgttgcttttagcaaaagcatggcgagcaaggccactttccttttttaaaaaattgcccgggggcagctgggtagctcagtggagtgagagtcaggcctagagacaggaggtcctaggttcaaatccggcctcagacacttcccagctgtgtgaccctgggcaagtcacttgacccccattgcctacccttaccactcttccacctataagtcaatacacagaagttaagggtttaaaataaaaaaaaaaaaaaattgcccaaaaaagctgagcaagatggccaaaaaacaggcatggctctctttaggctatctggaaaattgagagtttgaatttcgaccttctggtttgccaaactcTTTAGCTCTTTAGTTGCCTGAGCGCACCGAGGTAACAATAATgactggggcggcagttttgaatccttacaagctcgtggtctaatgactttatccctatcagcatggctttaattaaaatattaatttctatatttatatcagtctttattatttttaatcttaacacatGACATAGATAACAGCAGAACTGTGTACCCTTGTATTCATGTTGAGCAGACTGGGTAAATGCTAgttttctctctccattgagGCTTCTAGCTTTAACTTGACTCCTTAATTGAAGGCAGCCAGGCAGGAAAGAGCCTTTCCAGTTTTCTATATACTAtattctcttccatctattccatAATCTGGCCAGACTGGCCTacttctgttcctcacacatgttatattccatttctcatctctgtgccttggCACTGTTGttccccatgtctagaatgctcCCTCTTCTCACCTCCCCCTCttagcttccttggcttccttcaagtctcagctcaaatcccactttctgcagAAGGCTCTTCCCTATTCTCACAGCTGCAAGTGCCTTCCCCTCTGAGTTTGCCCTccatttactttgcatatatctTGTATATCTATATAATGTTTCCACCTatcaaaatgtgagctccttgagtaaAGGAACTTTTTGGAAAACCTTTCTTTGAGTTATAAAAGGGGAAAGGGGGTTTTGGTttggattaaatatttaaaggagtagtcaccaaggaattgaataaatatcaatttctaaaatgattttagttatttataaaatataggagagagtgcaagtagagaaatgagagagagcagagtaagaaatctagcttaacgAACTAGATTATTtgctcaatccctggctttactccagcaggacTCCAGAGGTCCTAGCTGGAAAGCCTAAAAgccaattaacaagggttttagcc
The window above is part of the Gracilinanus agilis isolate LMUSP501 chromosome 4, AgileGrace, whole genome shotgun sequence genome. Proteins encoded here:
- the MCRIP1 gene encoding mapk-regulated corepressor-interacting protein 1; this encodes MTSSPVSRVVYNGKRNSGPRSPSNSSEIFTPAHEENVRFIYEAWQCVERDLRNQMSGSERGLVEEYVEKIPNPSLKTFKPFDLSDLKRRNTQDAKKS